The Archangium primigenium genomic interval ATTGTATGAATTCGACACGTGGGCCCAGGCGCATGTGGGTCAGGCAGTAGTTGGCAATGGCGTGAGCCAGCCCCTTCTCCTCGTGGAGGAACTCCAGCCCACCAGCAATTACGGGCACTCACAGACAGGAGCTGCCTTCTCGACGACGAGCACGTCGTTCCAGCGCGCCTCTGGTCGAACAGTTTTTTTCACCAAGCAGAGCCCAGGGACATTGCTCAAGGTGACTCTCGCGGACACCCTTAGCGTCGGGTACAAGCAGAACGGAGGCTTGGGCACCGTCATGGTCCGATTGGACGACGTCGATACGTCGTGCGTCACCGGCAAGTACGATGCGCAAGGGACAGGTGGAAACCTTATTCATCCTTTTGTCATGACCTGTGTGTTGCCCAATGTTTCTACGGGTAGTCATAACCTCAGTGTCTGGGCCAGAGCGGACTCGGGTGGCGCGATCCAACTGGGATGGGGCCGGTCCGCTCCACTCCTCATGGTGGAGGAACTGATCAACCAAAATATCTCTTACACTACCGCGTCTGGGGTAAGTGGCGAGATTGGCGGCGCCTGGTCAGGCGTTGGCGGAGGCCGGTGGCTGAGCCACACCGTGACATCTCCCGAGAAGACGTTGAGGGTGACGTACTCGGATACCTTCCGATCCGCGCTGGGATGTAATGGCCGATGGGGCTACTTCCAACTCTATGTCGACAACCAGCCGGTGGGATGTGGCAATGGCCAGTTCGCGTACAACGCAGAGGCCAACCAGAACCATTATCACCCCATCAATCAGGTGTGCCTGGTGAAGAATTTGCCTCCAGGGCCCCATACCTTCTCCATCTGGTCGACGACGCGCTATGACGGAGACGGAACGATCTGTGGCACCAACTATTTTGGATGGCTCCGGGGCCAGTCCCTGCTGATGCTGGAAGAGCTGCCGTAGTCCCGTACCCGGCCCCGAGCGCCAGCCTCCAGGACTGAACGTCCCCGAGGAACTGGCGCTTGGGGCCTCGCCGTTCCTGGGACATGGTCGCGGGGCCATGAGCCTTCCGCCCGTCCCGCCGCCGCCGCCGGCGACCCACCGTGAAACCCTCGGCTCGCTGCCCGTGTTCACCCCGGGCGGGCCCGAGACCCGGCGGACCCGGGCCCGGGAGTTCCTGCGCGAGGCCCGCGCCCATGCCGAGGCCTTCCACCGGGGCGGCGCCGCGGGCCTCTCCACCAGCCGTCTGCTCGCCGCCGCCACCGACGCGCTCGTCCAGGGCCTCTTCACCGAGCTGTCCGCCGAGCTTCAGGCGCCCCCGGGCCTCGCGCTCGCCGCCCTGGGCTCCTATGGCCGCCGGGAGCTGTCCCCTCACTCGGACCTGGATCTGCTCCTGCTCAGGCCCTGGTCCGTCCCCGAGGCCGCCGCCGCGCCGCTCGCCCAGGCCTTCTCCACGCTCCTGTGGGACATCAAGTGCGCCGTGGGCTGGAGCACCCGCTCGCCCGAGGAGTGTCTGCGCGCCGCCGACGAGGACCAGACCATCCGCACCGCGCTGCTCGATGCGCGCTTCGTCGCCGGGGACGC includes:
- a CDS encoding DUF7151 family protein, whose amino-acid sequence is MANKAPVAPEEVPAVPEQSDAKVLFRWSEILPGSQCAAGGTTVESGADVDANGTLDDAEVTQTSSSCHGTIHTEAVAGSQVLLRLDPEPIGTQCTYGGTKVRNGLDDNGNGVLEEDEVVQTQFVCSSVPPYPSNWAASSLYGIPSGTLPVGVWHPTGRKTTIFKVNSASRLKITVSDNFATGISTNGGQGTYEVRMNGGRMTPACYQAQYSWNASGWANNYQFPFSTVCLTDVLPAGLYEFDTWAQAHVGQAVVGNGVSQPLLLVEELQPTSNYGHSQTGAAFSTTSTSFQRASGRTVFFTKQSPGTLLKVTLADTLSVGYKQNGGLGTVMVRLDDVDTSCVTGKYDAQGTGGNLIHPFVMTCVLPNVSTGSHNLSVWARADSGGAIQLGWGRSAPLLMVEELINQNISYTTASGVSGEIGGAWSGVGGGRWLSHTVTSPEKTLRVTYSDTFRSALGCNGRWGYFQLYVDNQPVGCGNGQFAYNAEANQNHYHPINQVCLVKNLPPGPHTFSIWSTTRYDGDGTICGTNYFGWLRGQSLLMLEELP